From a single Coriobacteriaceae bacterium genomic region:
- a CDS encoding RsmB/NOP family class I SAM-dependent RNA methyltransferase codes for MSKPRRRKQKKQVKAELKLRQFAATELSDQLAAQHSAADLPRFMVDTVAGAYAPADAELMIEGFGAAATRPVTLRANTLKATAEDIAAALDAAGIAHNPVTWYPDAFILPEAQVSDLWDLDIYRDGKIYLQSLSSMMPPLVLGAQAGEDILDMCAAPGGKTTQIAALTQGQAHLTACEMSIPRAEKLEANLHRQGAKNVPVMRTDARELDEFFRFDRILLDAPCTGTGTVISGNEKSLRGLTEQLLSKCARSQRALLDRAMGALKPGGTLVYSTCSILPQENEDALQKALDKHMDCELIPLDGTPSESEARRAQEAGEEPRIESNALTEAIAAGQVSAIANGLPGTLTIPPSRDFEGFYIALIRKRS; via the coding sequence ATGTCCAAGCCGCGTCGTCGTAAGCAGAAAAAGCAGGTCAAGGCCGAGCTCAAGCTCAGGCAGTTTGCTGCTACCGAGCTTTCCGACCAGCTTGCCGCCCAACACTCCGCCGCCGACCTGCCGCGCTTTATGGTCGACACGGTCGCCGGCGCCTATGCGCCCGCCGATGCCGAGCTCATGATCGAGGGCTTCGGCGCCGCGGCCACACGCCCGGTCACGCTGCGCGCAAACACGCTCAAGGCAACCGCCGAGGACATCGCTGCGGCGCTCGATGCCGCCGGCATCGCTCACAACCCCGTCACCTGGTACCCAGACGCCTTCATCCTGCCCGAAGCACAGGTTTCCGACCTATGGGACCTCGACATCTACCGCGACGGCAAGATCTACTTGCAAAGTCTGTCGTCTATGATGCCGCCGTTGGTCCTGGGCGCCCAGGCAGGCGAGGACATCCTGGACATGTGCGCAGCCCCTGGCGGCAAGACGACGCAGATCGCCGCCCTCACGCAGGGGCAGGCGCACCTTACCGCCTGCGAGATGAGCATTCCCCGCGCCGAGAAGCTCGAAGCCAACCTCCACCGCCAAGGCGCAAAAAACGTGCCCGTCATGCGCACCGACGCACGCGAGCTCGACGAGTTCTTCCGCTTTGACCGCATCCTGCTCGACGCTCCCTGCACCGGCACGGGCACCGTTATCAGCGGCAACGAGAAAAGCCTGCGCGGCCTGACCGAGCAGTTGCTGAGCAAGTGTGCCCGCTCGCAGCGTGCGCTTCTGGACCGCGCCATGGGAGCCCTCAAACCGGGCGGCACGCTCGTCTATTCGACTTGTTCGATCTTGCCGCAGGAAAACGAGGACGCCCTGCAAAAGGCCCTCGACAAGCATATGGACTGCGAGCTCATCCCCCTCGACGGCACGCCAAGCGAAAGTGAGGCACGCCGCGCCCAGGAAGCTGGCGAGGAGCCGCGCATCGAGTCCAACGCCCTGACCGAGGCCATTGCCGCGGGTCAGGTATCGGCCATCGCCAACGGCCTGCCCGGCACGCTCACCATTCCGCCTAGCCGCGACTTTGAGGGCTTCTACATTGCCCTGATCCGAAAACGCAGCTAG